A stretch of Pseudoprevotella muciniphila DNA encodes these proteins:
- a CDS encoding leucine-rich repeat domain-containing protein, whose amino-acid sequence MKIVDAEDANYYKMELSNSNLDEFKTGCFGVLRCQNNNITELRVTGSNGLYASGNGNDKFSDGGRLFYNGEDGNSVDSLTMDGSMVVVMDCSNLGLTNATLDIKKASYLEFLNVSYNNIDSLDLSNCPSIKEVYCQDNGMTSLTTNAPTLRHLECQRNNISKLNISGSVSYNTYWKVLPSAGYEAGSDTYVYISGSRKIYQINYSSWSESEPRSVDGEVRCEKYDYFDYTARRWMHCDHRDSFEEEYYDYDAGDWYTRTIAGSTTRTEIPAPAGYTAQQVTDTIYSGSNIAYLDCSNNSPMTSLTLPGASNLKTLYCYNNNNLDALDVTACTSLQRLYMSHTKIPAIDLSNCKDLRVLYAKNRIGEPGFANWNHGLTSLDCSGLTNLQTVLLSRNKITSLDMSGCSSLRTLTCDNQGGGNDNDSRLLETLNLTGCSNLTSLDCQNNALTSLDLSTCTRLLPNRVKGYVQRAIKDVVVLDRDKICIELPNGVTPTVAYNGTISDINMDNYFGTWAASGYDKTRNKVVRREGKTYLVLYDIGDDARGGTQTKYDVDYYGRILKYQYALAGDNWDETLGGSLANSKKNDNVTVTIYPYVMYVNPLSKDVHSTEVTQQGKAPFYSGTIYLDYDAIVPAGATAYIAKKININKELIYSTAGGGHEKVTADQLELVPLVAGEGASEVVIPALTPVYIKSDTEFGLFSFDRNNHGGVEQALGYAQDGSDLIQDNIFRGVLQDSTITKYSVLSLGRGRPKGSDDNGYTTESRIGFWPSSNTKIPAHRVFIPMSELENAGIGSGSPGLLFSFMGNDEGTTTGIRPALINRNEGWYTINGIRLNGRPTEKGIYIHNGRKEVIR is encoded by the coding sequence TTGAAGATTGTTGATGCCGAAGACGCAAATTATTATAAAATGGAGTTGTCCAACAGCAATCTGGACGAATTCAAAACTGGATGTTTTGGGGTTCTGCGCTGTCAGAACAATAATATAACGGAACTAAGAGTGACAGGCAGTAATGGTCTTTATGCTAGTGGAAATGGAAATGATAAATTTTCTGATGGCGGCCGCTTATTCTACAATGGAGAGGATGGGAACAGCGTAGACTCTTTGACGATGGATGGTAGCATGGTCGTTGTCATGGACTGTTCAAATCTGGGACTGACTAATGCCACGCTTGACATTAAAAAAGCTTCGTATTTGGAATTTCTGAACGTAAGTTACAACAACATCGACTCGCTCGACCTGTCTAATTGTCCAAGTATAAAAGAAGTCTATTGCCAGGACAACGGCATGACCTCCCTGACGACGAATGCTCCAACTCTTCGGCACCTGGAATGTCAGCGGAACAACATCTCCAAGTTGAATATTTCCGGGTCGGTCAGCTATAACACCTATTGGAAGGTCTTGCCTTCTGCCGGATATGAAGCCGGAAGCGATACCTACGTCTATATTTCTGGAAGCAGGAAAATATATCAAATAAACTATAGCAGCTGGTCTGAATCTGAGCCTCGTTCTGTCGACGGTGAAGTCAGGTGTGAAAAATATGATTACTTTGACTACACAGCACGCCGCTGGATGCATTGTGACCACAGGGACAGCTTTGAGGAAGAATACTATGATTATGATGCCGGTGACTGGTATACCCGCACGATTGCCGGTTCCACCACACGTACGGAAATCCCCGCCCCTGCAGGCTATACCGCGCAGCAGGTAACAGATACCATCTATTCAGGCTCCAACATTGCCTACCTCGACTGCTCAAACAACAGCCCGATGACCTCGCTGACCCTGCCCGGTGCAAGCAATCTCAAGACCCTCTACTGCTACAACAACAACAATCTCGATGCGCTCGATGTTACCGCTTGCACAAGTCTTCAGCGCCTGTACATGTCGCACACGAAAATACCTGCAATCGACCTGAGCAATTGTAAAGATTTAAGAGTTCTTTACGCCAAGAACAGGATCGGCGAACCGGGCTTTGCAAACTGGAACCACGGCCTGACCTCTCTCGACTGCTCCGGCCTGACCAATCTGCAAACCGTGCTCCTCTCCCGCAACAAGATAACCTCACTCGATATGTCCGGGTGCTCCTCTTTGCGGACCCTCACCTGCGACAACCAGGGCGGTGGTAATGATAATGACAGCCGCCTGCTCGAAACGCTCAACCTCACAGGCTGCAGCAACCTCACCTCGCTCGACTGCCAGAACAATGCACTGACGTCTCTGGACTTGAGTACCTGTACGAGACTTCTTCCTAATCGCGTAAAAGGCTATGTACAAAGAGCCATAAAGGACGTGGTGGTGCTCGACCGCGACAAGATCTGCATCGAACTGCCCAACGGCGTAACGCCCACAGTCGCATACAACGGCACAATCAGCGACATCAATATGGACAACTACTTCGGCACGTGGGCCGCCAGCGGCTACGACAAGACCCGCAACAAGGTTGTAAGGCGCGAGGGCAAGACCTACCTTGTGCTCTACGACATCGGCGACGATGCCCGTGGCGGCACACAGACAAAATACGACGTTGACTACTATGGCAGGATACTCAAGTACCAGTACGCCCTTGCAGGCGACAACTGGGACGAGACGCTCGGCGGCAGCCTTGCCAACAGCAAGAAGAACGACAACGTGACCGTAACGATCTATCCCTATGTGATGTACGTGAACCCTTTGAGTAAGGACGTACATTCGACAGAGGTTACCCAGCAGGGCAAGGCCCCCTTCTACTCGGGTACCATCTATCTGGACTACGATGCCATAGTACCTGCCGGTGCCACGGCATACATCGCCAAGAAAATAAACATCAATAAGGAACTGATCTACAGCACGGCAGGCGGCGGTCATGAGAAGGTTACTGCCGACCAGCTCGAACTTGTTCCCCTCGTAGCCGGCGAAGGCGCCTCTGAGGTGGTCATTCCTGCCCTTACTCCTGTATATATCAAGAGCGACACCGAGTTCGGCCTGTTCTCCTTCGACCGCAACAACCACGGTGGCGTGGAACAGGCTCTCGGCTATGCCCAGGATGGCAGCGACCTGATACAGGACAACATCTTCAGGGGTGTCCTCCAAGACTCTACCATAACGAAATACAGCGTGCTGTCTCTTGGCCGCGGCCGCCCCAAAGGCAGTGATGATAATGGTTATACTACAGAGTCGCGCATCGGTTTCTGGCCCTCCAGCAACACGAAAATTCCCGCCCACCGCGTGTTTATCCCCATGTCGGAACTTGAGAATGCCGGCATAGGCAGTGGCAGCCCCGGCCTGTTGTTCTCCTTCATGGGCAATGACGAGGGCACTACGACCGGCATCCGCCCTGCCCTCATAAACAGGAACGAAGGTTGGTACACCATCAACGGCATTCGCCTGAACGGCCGTCCCACAGAAAAAGGTATTTACATTCATAATGGCAGAAAGGAGGTAATACGATGA
- a CDS encoding glycosyltransferase family 2 protein, whose translation MFTFFQTLYDLFSSGNFHWFVLFYFVIIIRWLVVSCFAAGYKPYTCSSGKFFTTVIIPVVDEPVSLFRNVLQRILSQQPDEIIIVINGPENPELLSVAEAVGLEARKSGKRTDLKTYYTPVAGKRNAIRIGVENASLQSDVTLLVDSDVLWTENVLKNILMPFAEDPLVGGVTTRQKILDPKRNFITRIAAILEDIRAEGTMRAMSSNGKVGCLPGRTIAFRTSILRDSMDEFMTEKFMGIHKEVSDDRSLTNITLRRGFKTVMQDTALVYTDCPTETRRYFRQQLRWAEGSQYNNIRMMPWMLRNARLMLFIYLTDMLMPFLLISTYTNWFLGFVARASGYDFETLPFSVNIFLLCVLIYVGSAISFTVRNIRLLRIVRLRNILFFPFLILFLSVFMLPIRMTGLARCADSLSWGTRKTTASDAENIQEDIPGKMNGYQILMRLLVVLLMLFFVSFSFFMELFF comes from the coding sequence ATGTTCACTTTTTTCCAGACATTATACGATTTATTCAGCAGCGGAAACTTCCATTGGTTTGTTTTATTCTATTTTGTAATCATAATCCGATGGTTGGTTGTTTCGTGCTTTGCTGCCGGATACAAGCCATATACATGCAGCAGCGGCAAATTCTTTACGACAGTAATCATTCCTGTCGTGGATGAGCCTGTCAGTCTGTTCAGGAACGTTCTTCAGAGAATACTCTCGCAGCAGCCCGACGAAATTATCATTGTGATAAACGGTCCGGAAAATCCGGAACTCCTTTCCGTTGCAGAGGCTGTTGGTCTTGAAGCCCGGAAATCAGGCAAGCGCACCGACCTGAAGACCTATTATACGCCTGTGGCAGGGAAAAGGAATGCCATCAGAATAGGCGTGGAAAATGCTTCGTTGCAGAGCGACGTTACCTTGCTTGTTGACAGTGATGTGCTATGGACTGAAAATGTACTGAAGAACATTCTCATGCCGTTTGCAGAAGATCCCCTCGTTGGCGGCGTAACGACACGGCAGAAGATTCTCGACCCGAAGAGAAACTTCATTACCCGCATTGCAGCGATTCTCGAAGACATCCGGGCAGAGGGCACAATGAGAGCAATGAGTTCCAACGGAAAGGTGGGTTGCCTCCCGGGACGGACCATAGCATTCAGGACATCGATACTTCGCGACAGCATGGACGAATTCATGACGGAAAAGTTCATGGGAATACACAAGGAGGTCTCTGACGACCGCAGCCTCACCAACATTACGCTCAGGCGTGGCTTCAAAACCGTCATGCAGGACACGGCACTCGTTTACACGGACTGCCCCACAGAAACCAGGCGATACTTCCGCCAGCAACTCAGATGGGCTGAAGGTTCGCAATACAACAACATCAGGATGATGCCCTGGATGCTCAGGAACGCCAGGCTCATGCTATTCATCTATCTGACGGACATGCTGATGCCGTTCCTGCTGATCAGCACTTATACAAACTGGTTCCTGGGCTTTGTTGCCAGAGCGTCGGGCTACGATTTCGAAACGCTCCCTTTCTCTGTCAATATCTTTCTCCTGTGCGTACTTATCTATGTCGGCTCCGCCATCAGTTTTACGGTAAGAAACATCCGGTTGCTCAGAATTGTCAGATTAAGAAACATTTTGTTTTTTCCTTTCTTAATTCTGTTTCTGTCTGTCTTCATGCTTCCAATAAGAATGACAGGCCTTGCAAGGTGTGCCGACTCGCTGTCCTGGGGAACAAGAAAGACAACAGCATCAGATGCAGAAAACATACAGGAAGACATACCTGGAAAAATGAATGGTTATCAGATACTCATGCGGCTCTTGGTAGTGCTTCTCATGTTGTTTTTCGTTTCATTCAGTTTTTTCATGGAACTGTTCTTCTGA
- a CDS encoding exonuclease SbcCD subunit D — protein MKIIHTSDWYLGSRFFGHDRKKEMLHFFDWLLEAIRLRVPDVLVVSGNVFDSAMPEAWAEGACHDFLKQATETVPGLQVVIVAGQRDSAEGFEARRKFMAERNIHVRGLVSKTDSGKPDVDDLIIPLKNRDTGQVECICFALPYLRGSDMMPDRGMAASLRNYYDACLSRIRRSEWANVPCIATGHFYAANAFIDTTEHYERIVPDGNGKVDTNSLSDSFCYIALGMVDKAQCVNNRPAAYYAGSPLPMTFSEKKNNFGVNIVDVSISGGVNVSHLDYTPLRNLLTVPQNGEISPDRMRYELDKLPERQAGESDAKWPYIEMKVMEHSEPELINEVMKKMETKAVRFCRITATHRPANRQEDASQLERLRTITPLEMAQRIYREEKDEYMPAEVEKRFRELDY, from the coding sequence ATGAAAATAATCCATACTTCAGATTGGTATTTAGGCAGTCGTTTCTTTGGTCATGACCGCAAGAAAGAAATGCTGCATTTTTTCGACTGGCTTCTTGAGGCGATTCGCCTGAGGGTGCCGGACGTATTGGTCGTTTCAGGCAATGTGTTCGATTCCGCCATGCCCGAGGCGTGGGCAGAGGGTGCGTGCCACGACTTCCTGAAGCAGGCAACAGAGACAGTGCCGGGCCTTCAGGTGGTCATCGTGGCTGGTCAGCGCGATTCTGCCGAAGGCTTTGAAGCACGCAGAAAATTCATGGCAGAGCGCAATATCCATGTCAGGGGACTTGTGTCGAAGACAGATAGCGGCAAGCCCGACGTGGACGACCTGATTATCCCGCTCAAAAACCGCGATACGGGGCAGGTGGAGTGTATATGCTTTGCACTGCCCTATCTCAGAGGTAGCGACATGATGCCCGATCGCGGCATGGCAGCCTCCTTGAGGAATTATTATGATGCTTGTCTGAGTCGTATCAGAAGGAGCGAATGGGCAAACGTTCCCTGCATAGCCACGGGTCATTTTTATGCTGCAAACGCCTTTATCGACACGACGGAACATTATGAACGCATCGTGCCCGACGGAAACGGGAAGGTAGATACCAACTCGCTCAGCGACAGTTTCTGTTATATAGCATTGGGAATGGTGGACAAGGCGCAGTGTGTCAACAACCGTCCTGCCGCCTACTATGCCGGTAGTCCCCTGCCGATGACGTTCAGCGAAAAGAAAAACAATTTCGGGGTGAATATAGTAGATGTAAGTATTTCAGGAGGTGTCAATGTCAGTCATCTGGACTATACACCGCTCAGAAACCTGCTGACAGTGCCGCAGAACGGTGAAATCTCGCCCGACCGCATGCGATACGAACTCGACAAGTTGCCGGAGCGCCAGGCTGGCGAAAGTGATGCCAAATGGCCCTACATAGAAATGAAAGTGATGGAACATTCAGAGCCGGAACTTATCAACGAAGTGATGAAGAAAATGGAGACAAAAGCCGTGCGCTTCTGTCGTATAACTGCCACTCACCGACCTGCCAACCGACAGGAGGACGCTTCGCAACTCGAGCGATTGCGCACCATCACACCGCTCGAAATGGCACAACGCATCTATAGGGAAGAAAAAGACGAATATATGCCCGCAGAAGTGGAAAAGCGATTCAGGGAACTTGATTATTAG